From Shewanella acanthi:
GGTTCGAGCACATCTTCAATGGTTTCACGCTCTTCACCAATAGCCGCAGCAAGGTTATCAAGACCTACCGGCCCCCCCATAAATTTATCGATAATGGCGAGTAGCAGTTTACGGTCCATATAATCGAAACCTTCGCTATCCACATCGAGTAAATTGAGCGCCTGCTCCGCCACATGTTGAGTCACTGCACCATCGTGTTTGACTTCGGCGTAATCGCGCACTCTTCGCAGCAGTCGATTGGCGATCCTTGGCGTGCCACGGGAGCGTTTTGCAATTTCGGTGGCACCTGCCGCGTCAATTTCCAGCCCCATCACATGGGCCGAACGGGTTACGATAGAACTTAAATCCTTGACGTTATAGAACTCTAAGCGCAGCGGGATCCCAAAACGCGCGCGAAGTGGCGATGTTAACGCCCCTGCCCGCGTTGTGGCGCCAACAAGGGTAAATGGAGGTAAATCCAGTTTAATTGAGCGGGCAGCGGGACCTTCACCAATCATGATATCCAGCTGATAGTCTTCCATTGCTGGATATAAAATCTCTTCAACCACAGGGCTTAAACGATGAATTTCATCGATAAAAAGCACATCGCCCTCTTCAAGGTTGGTTAGTAGTGCGGCCAAATCCCCCGCTTTTTCAAGCACGGGGCCCGAGGTGGATTTTATATTCACGCCCATTTCATTGGCGACAATCATCGCGAGCGTGGTTTTACCCAGCCCCGGTGGGCCATAGATCAGCATATGATCTAGGGCTTCGGCGCGATTTTTCGCCGCCTGAATAAAAACCTTGAGCTGGGCTCTGGTATCATCCTGCCCAGTATATTCATCGAGTAATTTAGGGCGCATTGCCCTATCAATGACATCATCCTGCCCCTGCAACTGCGGCTGTATCAGTCTATCTGCCTCAATCATTTATATTATCCTTCGCGTGGCGAATTAACTTACCTTTACTCTCTTTCGGTTTGCTAAATCCCACATAGGTCAATTACGTTATTCGCTATTAGAGCATTGATTTGAGCGCGGCTTTAATTAAGCTTTCGCTATCCATGCCATCTTTAAAGGCTGAGGATACTGCCTTACTTGCCTGAGGAGGCTTATAGCCTAACGAAATTAAGGCTGCGATGGCATCTTCTTCTGCACTATTGGGCAGCGGCGCAGGTGAATAGTTTGATTGCAACACAAACTCGCGCTCTGAGCCCACCGAGGCTTCCATTAGGCTCTTGAGTTTATCGCGCATTTCCACCAATAAACGCTCGGCAGTTTTCTTACCTACGCCGGGGAGTTTTACAAGCGTTGCAATATCATCACGTTCGACACAACCGACAAATTCACTGGCGGTAAGGCCCGATAAAATGGTGAGTGCCAATTTAGGCCCCACGCCATTGGCTTTAATCAACAGACGGAACAAGGAGCGCTCCTGCTTAGTGATAAAACCATAGAGTAACTGCGCATCTTCACGGACCACAAAGTGCGTGTACACCACGGTTTCGCGATTCACCTCGGGTAACTCATAAAAACTGGTTAATGGCATTTGTAGCTCATAGCCTACGCCATTCACATCAATCAAGACTTCTGGCGCTTGTTTCTCAATTAATACGCCACGTAAACGACCAATCATCTATACCGTCCATATGTTCTTGCCGAAGCTCTGCCGCTCAAAGCAACCAAACTTTGACTGGTGTGGTAATGGCATACCGCCACGCCGAGCGCGTCCGCCGCGTCGGCCTGTGGTGCTGCCGGAAGTTTTAATAATTGCTGGATCATATGCTGAACCTGCTCTTTCTTAGCACGGCCCGTGCCTACGACGGCATTTTTAATTTGCGTAGCACTGTATTCAGCAACAGATAAATTGGCCACTGTGGCCGCAACGATGGCGGCGCCACGCGCTTGACCTAGCTTTAAGGCAGAATCGGCATTTTTGGCAAGAAAAACTCGCTCGATTGCAAACTCATCGGGTTGATACTGGCGAATAATCTCACTCACCCCATCAAAGATTTGCTTTAAACGCTGCGGTAAATCATCACCTGATGTGCGAATACAGCCGCTACCTAAATAGAGTTGATGTCGGCCTTGGCATTGGATAACGCCATATCCCGTGATCCTTGAACCTGGGTCAACACCTAAAATAATTGCCATTAAATACCTAATACAATCAAATACAAAAGAAGTTATTAAACCTTTCTTTTGGCTGCACAAAAAATTAAAACAAGTCTAAAGAAAAAATCACCTGTTAGATAGGTGATTTTTAACGAGCCTGCGTCAGCAGCTGGCATTATCGCCAGCGCCATAAGCAAGCCAATTGAAGCTCTAACAGACTGAGGTTTTATCCCAGTGTCGCCATTACCTCATCGGAGATTTCAGCATTATGGTAAACCTCTTGTACATCGTCATGTTCTTCGAGGGTATCGATTAAGCGCATAAACTTTTCAGCTGTATCGGCATCAAGCTCTGCCTTGGTCGACGCAATCATCGCGATTTCAGCGTTATCACTGACAAAACCCGCTGCGTCCAGCGCATCTTTTACGCCATAAAACTCGGTTGGTTCGGTAAACACATCAATGGCGCCGTCATCGTAACTCACCACATCCTCTGCGCCCGCATCTAATGCTGCGTCCATCAGCGCATCTTCATCCGTACCTGGCGCATAGGACAACACGCCGCGCTTGGTAAAAAGGTAGGATACTGAGCCGTCAGTACCTAAGTTACCACCGGACTTACTAAAAGCATTACGCACCCCACTCACGGTACGATTGCGGTTATCCGTCATGGTTTCGACCATCACAGCAGTGCCGCCAGGTCCATAACCTTCATAGACGATGGTTTCAAGTTGTTGACCTTCAAGCTCGCCCGCACCACGTTTAATCGCACGCTCGATAGTGTCGCGGGTCATGTTGCCGCCTAGCGCCTTATCGATAGCGATACGCAGGCGTGGATTAGAATCCGCGTCCGAGCCGCCTTCTCGGGCCGCGACCGTTAATTCGCGGATAAATTTAGTAAAAAGTTTACCGCGTTTGGCATCCTGTGCTGCCTTGCGGTGTTTGATGTTAGCCCACTTACTGTGACCTGCCATGGGTGTGCTCCTTTACGCATTTTGCGTTAACTTTTTGCATTAAAAATGCATCGCACATCTTATCGATAGCCAGAGGTTTTTATCGCGCTTACTGCATTATCCAACGACAGATAGATAGCTGGCACGAAAGCATCCGCTATTGATAAGAAATGTGATAAGAAATGAAATGACGCTCAAACAATTATATAAAAATTGAAAAACATCAGAAAAACAAACCGAGGCAAAGGCCTCGGTCTGACTTCTATCACCTTTATTTGACCTTAACATCTGATAGGGTCAGATCAAAACCTAAGATTACTCTTCAGTTTTAGCAGGCTTTGCCACCGCAATACCGAGTTCAGTCAGTTGCTGAGGATTGGCAAAACCTGGGGCATTGGTTAATGGACATGCCGCTGTGGTGGTTTTCGGGAAGGCCATTACATCACGGATTGAGCTCGCGCCCGTCATCAGCATGATAATACGGTCTAAACCGAAGGCCAGACCCGCGTGTGGCGGCGTGCCGTAGCGCAGCGCTTCGAGTAGGAAACCAAATTTCTCTTTTGCTTCTTCGTCGGTAATACCCAGAATACGGAATACCGCAGATTGCATTTCTTGGCTGTGGATACGCACTGAACCACCCCCTAATTCACAACCGTTCAGTACCATGTCGTAGGCATCGGATACACGGTTTGCTGGGTTTGCTTCAAGTTCTGCTGCCGTGACACCACGAGGTGACGTGAATGGATGGTGAACCGCGTGGAAGCTGCCGTTGATTTTCTCAAACATTGGGAAGTCAACTACCCACAGTGGACGCCACTGCCCTTCAAGCAGGTTGAAGTCTTCACCGGCTTTCAGACGCAGTGCACCCATCGATTCTGCCACCACAGTCGCATTGTCAGCACCAAACAGGATGATATCGCCGGTCTGTGCGCCGGTGCGGCTAATGATTTCGTTCACAATGCTCTCATTTAAGAACTTAAGCACTGGAGATTGAATGCCTTCTAAACCTTGGGTCAGGTCATTTAGCTTCATCCACGCTAGTCCCTTAGCACCGTAGATGCCAACAAACTTAGTGTAATCGTCGATTTGCTTACGGGACAAGCTAGCACCACCTGGGATACGCAGCGCAGCAACACGACCTTCTTCGTCGTTCGCAGGGCCAGAGAACACGGCAAATTCGACTTCTTTCAGCAAATCAGCCACGTCCACCAGCTCTAATGGGTTACGTAAATCTGGCTTGTCTGAACCGAAACGACGCATCGCTTCGTTGTAGGTCATACGTGGGAATTCGCCTAGGTCGACGTTCAGTAGCTCTAGGAACAGACCACGCATCATTTCCTCAGTTTTTGCCATCACTTGTTCTGATGTCATGAATGAGGTTTCGATATCGATCTGAGTGAATTCTGGCTGACGATCAGCACGTAAGTCTTCGTCACGGAAGCATTTTACGATTTGATAGTAACGGTCGAACCCTGACATCATCAGCAACTGTTTGAACAGCTGTGGAGACTGTGGCAGCGCGAAGAATTGACCTTTGTAAGTACGACTTGGTACTAAATAGTCACGCGCACCCTCAGGGGTCGCCTTCGTTAAAATTGGGGTTTCGATATCCAGGAAACCGTTTGAGTCAAGGAAACGGCGTACTGCGCTGGTGACCTTGGCACGGAAAATTAAACGTTGCGCCATTTCTGGACGACGTAAATCTAAGTAACGGTATTTTAAGCGCTGTTCTTCGCTGTTGTTTTGGTAGTTATCTAAGCTCAGTGGCAGCGGCTCTGAACTGTTAATGATGGTCAGTTCTTTACCTAATACTTCGATTTCACCGGTCTTCATTTGACAGTTAACTTGGCTGTCAGGACGAGCACGTACGATACCCTTTACCTGAACACAAAACTCGGCGCGCAGGGTGCTGGCAACGTCGAACACCGCTGGCAAGTCTGGGTCATAAACCACTTGGACGAGACCTTCTCTGTCTCTTAAATCTAAAAAGACAACGCCACCCAAATCACGACTACGGTTAACCCAACCTACCAAGGTAACTTCTTGACCAACGTGAGACTTATTGACGTCTCCACAATAATGACTGCGCATCTAACTCTATCCTTTATCCACAAACCGGTGCTTTGGAAACAATCAAAACGAGTAAAAGCGGCATTATAGTCAAATAATACCGATTACCAAAGTACTTGACTCTTAGGCGGTGAAGTATCAAACAGTTTTAGGCCCTTGACTAGTGGGGATATCACGATATTTGCATGAGCGTTCAAAAAAGCATCAAGCAACACGATAACAATGACCACCATCGGATTTGGCGTCCTGCAGTAAACTCGACGCTTTGTTGAGTAAGTCAGCCGAGGTATCCGCATCGTCAGGATATAATACTACACCAATACTGGCACCAATCTGGACTTTTGCGCCCTCAATAACAAAAGTCTTCGACAAAGCATGCAGGATATTATCGGCCACTTGCCCGGCTGCATCACGGCTCTGTACCCGCTGCAGTAATATAGCAAATTCATCATCGCCAAGACGCGCAACTGTGTCTGAATCGCGGCAGCTTTGCTCAAGTAACTCGGCCACACTTTGCAGTAGCGCGTCCCCCACACCATGGCCAAACTGTTTATTGACCCTCTTAAAACGGTCAAGGTTTATCAGCAGCAATGCAAAATGACAGTGTTCGCGGGTATGGAAAAGCTGCGCTTGGGATAATCTATCGTCGAATAACAGCCGATTAGGTAGTCGCGTTAAGCTGTCATGGTCATGGGCATGCTGTAAACGACTTTCAGCGGATCGTCTCAACGCCATTTCGACCTTAAGGCGTCGATTCATGCCCCAAAGTAACAATAAGAGACCACATAGGATAAGCAGCCCCAGCAAATAGCTATACCATTTAAGGCCAGAGACTGATGTATCAAACGTCGACTCTGTTACCCAGCGATTATAAATCTGTTGTTGCCGCTGCGAATCAAGTCGCTCTAGGGCTTTATTCACCAAAGGCACTAACGGACTTAGTTGGGTACTAAAGCCAAAATGGCTCTGCTGCTCCGTCAAATCGCTCAGTAATGCCATTTTAAGCTTGGGATAATCTTGTTGTTTGAGCTCGGATGCCAAGGTAATCACTTTATCAATAAAAACATCCGCCTTGCCCTTGGCGACCGCCTCGAGTCCCGCATCGACATTGGGAACCATGATTAATTTTAGGCTAGGTTGCAACGCCATCAATTGGGCGACCAGATGATAGCCCTCTACTACAGCTACACGTTGACCGGCGAGTTGACTCATATTGAACATGGCCACATGCTCCAACGTGGACACAAGCCCCCAAGGGGATGGCCAGTAGGGATCACTAAACGCCAAACGCTGTTGCCTCTCCGCGGTTTTCGCAACGCTGCCTGCAAGATCAATGTCGCCGCGCTGAAGTGCAGCGATTAACTCATTCCAATCTTTAAAGGCAACAGGTTCAATTGTGATATTCAGTTCGTCCGCGATTAATTTTGCAATGTCACTATTAATTCCCGAAAATTGCCCCTTTGCATCACTAAATTCCATCGGTGGCCACTGCTTTAGATAACCGAGTTTGAGCGCATTAAGTCCTGCTAAGTACTCTTTCTCCGCTTCGGACAATAATAACTGCGACTTATCCTCCATTTTAAAGATGTGATCCCGAGGATTTAACATCCATTTCTGTTCGAGACGTGCAAATTCCTGCACATTAATATTATTAAAGCCATTGACTATCCGTTGCGCTAACCCAGGATCGTCACTGCGGGTTAACACATACACCTGCGTTAAAAACTCCAGTGCGGGATATTGGCTAAATTGAGCCCAGCTTTTATGCATCAGCAGATAGTGGGCGGTCCACGCGCTTGGCGCCATAAACCCTGCTATGTCACCTTTTTGAGATGCTTCAACCATCGATTCTAGGCTGTCGTAGTATCGAAACGTGACATCGGGTAATGCCTTTTTAAGCTCAACCAGATAGGTGGATGTCGGCAGTACACCTATGCGTTTTCCTAATAAATCTTTCTCATACTCCGAAACCGGTTCAAACATAAACAGTCTGCTTTTAACCGTGTATAGGGGCCATGCACGATTAAGCCCCGTCTTAAGCTCATCACTTTCTGGGTAACCTATATGTGCATCAGCCAGTCCAAGTCGCACATCATTAACACTTGTATTCATGTCACCGGAAATAAAATCGATCGTGATGCCTGTTTTTTCGGACCACAATTTCCACATATCGACAAACAACCCGTGGGGCAAGCCGTCGAGGCCCACATCGACAAAGGGTTCTACGCCAAGGTGCATCGCAATCACTAAACCTGAATTTTGTCTGTAGTATCCGAGCCAACGTCGCTCTAATTGTCGAATGATCTGCGGGTCTAACCGCTTAAACCCCTGATTAATTTGCTTGATAAGTGCGCTGTTGCCTTTTTTTACCGCAGGTACAAAATGCGATGCTTTGATTTGGATCCGCTGATTCACGGGAAAATTGGCCGCAATTGCCTGCACCGCATAGGGATCTTTAAGATAACCTTCAAGTCCCGCAAACACCACGGTTTCGCCGGAAGCGACGCCTGCCAATAATTTTTCACGGCTCTCGTAGTACTTAAACGCAATTTGAGGTTCAATACGGCGTAATTCTTCCTCATGGGAAGAACCAGACACAATGCCGATTTGATAAGGGATCAGTTCATGAATACTTTTTTTACCCTGCAACGATTTATGCAGATAAAGGTAGGTGCCAACATCGGAAATCGGCTCAGCAAAATCGAAGCGCTGTTCGCGTTCAGGGGTTTGTCCCATGCCAATGTGAATTTGAGCTTTACCCTGCTCGAGTTGTTCAAGGGAGTCTTGCCAATGACGCGCCACAAACACCAGTTCTGAGTTGTTCTGTCTTCCCCACTCCTTCCAAAGTTCGACCAATAATCCCGTCGGTTCCCCCTCGTTATCCACATATTGATAGGGAAACGTGTCTTCCCCCATCACAATTATCAGAGGAGAGTGTGTTTCGCTACTTGCCTTAGGGGTATAACCCAAAGCCAAACAAAACAGCATCGACAGAAGTGGTAACACGAACTTCAAAAGCTATCCCTAGTACTTGATGTACAGTGTATTAAAACGGTTATTGTGTCTATTACACATAAAAATGCCGCAAATTACTAACCTGAGACTTGCTGCTAGTCAACGGGATTCGTTAAAATGCTGGGTTGAATTTTCGAGATGGCCCAGATGAACACTTCCCAAGATACTATCTACGCTCAACCGAGCGACCATATTAGCGATTTCCAGTTTGATAACCGCGTTGCCGGCGTGTTTAGTGACATGATCCGCCGCTCGGTGCCTGGATATACGCAAATTATTAATACTATAGGCGAATTTGCGGATCGTTTCGTCAAACCTAATACCCAAATTTACGATCTGGGTTGTTCACTTGGCGCGGCCACCCTAAGCATTCGCCGTCAAATCCACGGCCGAGACTGCCGTATCATCGCGGTCGACAACAGTGAGTCCATGGTGACCCGCTGCCAAGAAAATCTCAACGCCTATGTGAGTGACACCGCGGTTGAATTGATTTGTGGTGATATCCGCGATATCGAAATTAACAACGCCTCCCTTGTCGTGCTCAATTTTACCCTGCAATTTTTGCCCCCTGAAGACAGAGAGGCACTCATTGCTAAAATCTATCGGGGATTAATTCCAGGTGGTATCTTAGTATTATCGGAAAAACTCCGATTTGACGATGCGCCGGTACAGTCACTACTCGAAGAATTACACCTCGATTTTAAACGCGCTAACGGTTATAGCGAGCTTGAGATCAGTCAAAAACGTAGCGCCCTTGAAAATGTGATGAAACCAGATACCTTTGCCATCCATCAAGAACGTCTTACTCGCCAAGGGTTCAGTCACGTGAGTCTGTGGTTCCAATGTTTTAACTTTGCTTCAATGGTGGCCATCAAGTGATTAGCTTTAGCTCCTTTTACCAACAAATTGCCGATTCTAACCTGCAACATTGGTTAGAAACCCTGCCTTCAATTCTTGGCAAATGGCAACGTGAACACAAACACGGCAACTTGCCGAAGTGGGAAAAGGTGCTGAACAAATTGCACTATCCCGCACCAGATACAGTCGACTTTGTCGATAGCGTAACCGTGGGCAGCGGCGAGCAATTAAGTCCGGGTGAAAAAGAAAAATTAGAAAACCTGCTACGCCTCTTTATGCCTTGGCGCAAAGGCCCCTACCATCTCCACGGCGTGCATATCGATACCGAATGGCGCAGTGATTGGAAATGGGACCGCGTTAGTCCACATATTTCTCCCTTAAAAAACCGTACCGTGTTAGATGTGGGTTGTGGCAGTGGTTATCATATGTGGCGAATGCTCGGTGCTGGCGCAAAACGCGTGGTGGGTATAGACCCTTCGCCGCTGTTTTTATGTCAGTTTGAGGCAGTTAAGCGCCTTAGTGGTGAACATCATCCGGTGCATTTATTGCCACTTGGAATTGAAGAACTGCCGCCGCTGGATGCCTTCGACACCGTGTTTTCCATGGGTGTACTGTATCACCGTAAATCCCCTATCGATCATCTGCTGCAACTGCGCGATCAACTGCGTATGGGCGGTGAGTTAGTGTTAGAAACCCTCGTCATCGACGGCGATGAAAATGCGGTGCTGGTTCCACAGGACAGGTACGGCAAAATGAATAACGTGTGGTTTATCCCCTCGGTTGCCGCGTTGATGCTATGGCTTAAAAAGTGCGATTTTACCGATATTCGCTGCGTGGATACCGATGTGACGACTCTCGATGAGCAGCGCCGCACCAGTTGGATGCCAAACGAATCCTTGGCTGAATACCTTGACCCAAACGATGTAACCAAAACCGTCGAAGGTTATCCCGCGCCAAAACGGGCCACCATCATTGCGATAAAAAATCAGCCGAATCAGGATTTAATTTAATCGACACAGCGCTAAGCCACAAAAGCGCAAAGCCAATCGCTTGGCCCATAAAACGCCTAGGACATGACACATACCTAGGCGTTTTATTATATTTGCATGGCGTGAATAAAATCGTTTCGACGGTGTTAAGGGATTTCAGCCGACATACTAAAATTTTTATTCACACTCGCCGCGCATTTGACATTGATGGCAAAAAGGCGTTTTATGCAGACCATGTTAATCTTTAGGATTCATCACTCAAGGCAACGGATGCGCACGCTGTTACCCACCGTAAAACCTCATGCAAAAATGTTCATGCTGGCAAGCCTTATTGGCTTTGGCCATGTTTTCACTGCCAATGTCGTTGCAGCCCCAAGCCCAGTTCCCTTATTGGTCGAGCAATGCCTGCGTCTTCCAAGCATTGATTTGAACGATGAGTTCAAAAAAACGGCAACAAAATTCAACATCGGCGAGCACACCTTAAGTGTTAGTCAGCGGGCGCTGGTGTTTGAGCAGCAAACTATCGGGCTCAATAATATCAACGAAAGGCTCGGCTATTACCGAGGTTTTCCCCTTTCCGCCGAAGAGCGGCAAGGCTTGTTACAATGCCAGTTACACCTTGCGGACTCCCTCTCGCAGCTCATAAACCAAGCAGCATTTACTGCATTAGCCAAGGATTTGATAAACGGCAATAACGAGCAACAGCAACTTGGCAAACAGCTGTTAATACTAAAGAGTCAACATCTCAGCATGGCGGAAAAGGCTAAGCTGCATACCGCACAGGCGGGCATTCGCAATGGCTTAAGCAGTCAACAATTTACCCTCGATATTCAAGAGCCCAAGTGTACCTTACCAGCAGAAAATACGATGGCGGTCAATGACCCTGCACAAGTCGATTTTTCGCAAACTATCGCCAGTTATCTGCTTAAACAACAAGATGCACAGTGTCGAGCCACGCTGTGGCAAGCCTATCAAGGTCGTGCACGGCGCCATAATCAAGCAGCGTTAATGCAAATTTTGGCGCTCAGACAAGAAATGGCCAACCAAGCTGGCTTCAAGGATTACGCCAGCTACAGTTTACGTTTTGAGCAGTTATCTCAGCCCAGCCTAGTAATGGACTTTTTGGAAAGCCAAACCCAACTGGTTGCGACAACTCCTTGGAATATCGGCCAAGATTTGGCAAATCTACCTGCCGCTAAATTTAAGTCACTCAATACTGCCGAGCAATTAGCGAATGCATTTAAACTATTAGGCCGTTGGGGACTTGAATTTGAAGATGTTTTCGAACAAGAGTTAGAGACAAAGATTGGCAGCGACTCCCCTTCCCAATCAACAATCAAAGCAGCAACGACTGAAAACAAACAAAAATTAGTTCGGGTATACCACCAGCAGCGATTACTCGGGGAGCTTTACATTAACCTCAATGACAGTATTAAACACAATGACCAAACCCGGTTGCGCCAGAGTGTAATTGGTCAACAGTTTGGCCAACAGGCACTGGATTTAAAACCCGAGCTTAGAAACTCGCGGGATCGTGACGACTTTATTGAAGCCGTGACCGCGTCGGTCACAAGTCTTGCCCGCGGTGCGCATTTTTATATCAACAATACCCGAGGAACGAGCCAAGATAGCGAGCAAATTTCCCGTATATGGTTGGCTAACGCCTTAAAAGCTCAAATGGTTGCCGATGTAGAACAGCTTGCCCATTCCCGAGATGCCCTCGCTAGCGCCTATCGCAAACAGCTACAAGTCTTTAGGGCGAAAGTTGCATTAAGCTTTTATCAGTCAACGCAAGCCCCATTAAACATCGATTTAAACCAAGAGTTTATTAAAAGCTTTGGTCAAGCATGGCCGAATACGCTGGACTATCCCTATTCGTTCAATGCCATCGCAAACGAAGGCCCGCTCTATTATCAATCCCTATGGCAGGATGCAGTGGCAAGTCTTCTGTTTGAGTATTCTAAAAACTGTAATGATCAAGCCAAGTTATTTGAAGTTTTGGTGATTAATGAGGCTTCTCTTGATATTAATGAGCAGCTTAAAGCCGTCATTGGCGAGCCCACCGATGCCAGTTCACTTATCCAAAGAATAACAAGGTTAGAGCACGTTAAGGCTAAGCCAAAGATAGATTCAGGGCTAACATGCCTGCTTTAATGCCTTCGCCATACATATAAGTTTAAGGTCATGACAAAGGTTTTCAGTGATTGAACAAATGATCTTGGCTTGTCACTATATAGCGATAAAGTGGCCCGCCGAATGATAAAGCAGACACCAATGCTAAACTCGTTACATCAACATCAATGTTGCCAATAGCGACTTAATTGCCAGCGACGTTAATGGAGCCCTA
This genomic window contains:
- the ruvB gene encoding Holliday junction branch migration DNA helicase RuvB, with amino-acid sequence MIEADRLIQPQLQGQDDVIDRAMRPKLLDEYTGQDDTRAQLKVFIQAAKNRAEALDHMLIYGPPGLGKTTLAMIVANEMGVNIKSTSGPVLEKAGDLAALLTNLEEGDVLFIDEIHRLSPVVEEILYPAMEDYQLDIMIGEGPAARSIKLDLPPFTLVGATTRAGALTSPLRARFGIPLRLEFYNVKDLSSIVTRSAHVMGLEIDAAGATEIAKRSRGTPRIANRLLRRVRDYAEVKHDGAVTQHVAEQALNLLDVDSEGFDYMDRKLLLAIIDKFMGGPVGLDNLAAAIGEERETIEDVLEPFLIQQGFIQRTPRGRLATARAYHHFGLHKAE
- the ruvA gene encoding Holliday junction branch migration protein RuvA gives rise to the protein MIGRLRGVLIEKQAPEVLIDVNGVGYELQMPLTSFYELPEVNRETVVYTHFVVREDAQLLYGFITKQERSLFRLLIKANGVGPKLALTILSGLTASEFVGCVERDDIATLVKLPGVGKKTAERLLVEMRDKLKSLMEASVGSEREFVLQSNYSPAPLPNSAEEDAIAALISLGYKPPQASKAVSSAFKDGMDSESLIKAALKSML
- the ruvC gene encoding crossover junction endodeoxyribonuclease RuvC, with the translated sequence MAIILGVDPGSRITGYGVIQCQGRHQLYLGSGCIRTSGDDLPQRLKQIFDGVSEIIRQYQPDEFAIERVFLAKNADSALKLGQARGAAIVAATVANLSVAEYSATQIKNAVVGTGRAKKEQVQHMIQQLLKLPAAPQADAADALGVAVCHYHTSQSLVALSGRASARTYGRYR
- a CDS encoding YebC/PmpR family DNA-binding transcriptional regulator, with amino-acid sequence MAGHSKWANIKHRKAAQDAKRGKLFTKFIRELTVAAREGGSDADSNPRLRIAIDKALGGNMTRDTIERAIKRGAGELEGQQLETIVYEGYGPGGTAVMVETMTDNRNRTVSGVRNAFSKSGGNLGTDGSVSYLFTKRGVLSYAPGTDEDALMDAALDAGAEDVVSYDDGAIDVFTEPTEFYGVKDALDAAGFVSDNAEIAMIASTKAELDADTAEKFMRLIDTLEEHDDVQEVYHNAEISDEVMATLG
- the aspS gene encoding aspartate--tRNA ligase, giving the protein MRSHYCGDVNKSHVGQEVTLVGWVNRSRDLGGVVFLDLRDREGLVQVVYDPDLPAVFDVASTLRAEFCVQVKGIVRARPDSQVNCQMKTGEIEVLGKELTIINSSEPLPLSLDNYQNNSEEQRLKYRYLDLRRPEMAQRLIFRAKVTSAVRRFLDSNGFLDIETPILTKATPEGARDYLVPSRTYKGQFFALPQSPQLFKQLLMMSGFDRYYQIVKCFRDEDLRADRQPEFTQIDIETSFMTSEQVMAKTEEMMRGLFLELLNVDLGEFPRMTYNEAMRRFGSDKPDLRNPLELVDVADLLKEVEFAVFSGPANDEEGRVAALRIPGGASLSRKQIDDYTKFVGIYGAKGLAWMKLNDLTQGLEGIQSPVLKFLNESIVNEIISRTGAQTGDIILFGADNATVVAESMGALRLKAGEDFNLLEGQWRPLWVVDFPMFEKINGSFHAVHHPFTSPRGVTAAELEANPANRVSDAYDMVLNGCELGGGSVRIHSQEMQSAVFRILGITDEEAKEKFGFLLEALRYGTPPHAGLAFGLDRIIMLMTGASSIRDVMAFPKTTTAACPLTNAPGFANPQQLTELGIAVAKPAKTEE
- a CDS encoding transporter substrate-binding domain-containing protein is translated as MKFVLPLLSMLFCLALGYTPKASSETHSPLIIVMGEDTFPYQYVDNEGEPTGLLVELWKEWGRQNNSELVFVARHWQDSLEQLEQGKAQIHIGMGQTPEREQRFDFAEPISDVGTYLYLHKSLQGKKSIHELIPYQIGIVSGSSHEEELRRIEPQIAFKYYESREKLLAGVASGETVVFAGLEGYLKDPYAVQAIAANFPVNQRIQIKASHFVPAVKKGNSALIKQINQGFKRLDPQIIRQLERRWLGYYRQNSGLVIAMHLGVEPFVDVGLDGLPHGLFVDMWKLWSEKTGITIDFISGDMNTSVNDVRLGLADAHIGYPESDELKTGLNRAWPLYTVKSRLFMFEPVSEYEKDLLGKRIGVLPTSTYLVELKKALPDVTFRYYDSLESMVEASQKGDIAGFMAPSAWTAHYLLMHKSWAQFSQYPALEFLTQVYVLTRSDDPGLAQRIVNGFNNINVQEFARLEQKWMLNPRDHIFKMEDKSQLLLSEAEKEYLAGLNALKLGYLKQWPPMEFSDAKGQFSGINSDIAKLIADELNITIEPVAFKDWNELIAALQRGDIDLAGSVAKTAERQQRLAFSDPYWPSPWGLVSTLEHVAMFNMSQLAGQRVAVVEGYHLVAQLMALQPSLKLIMVPNVDAGLEAVAKGKADVFIDKVITLASELKQQDYPKLKMALLSDLTEQQSHFGFSTQLSPLVPLVNKALERLDSQRQQQIYNRWVTESTFDTSVSGLKWYSYLLGLLILCGLLLLLWGMNRRLKVEMALRRSAESRLQHAHDHDSLTRLPNRLLFDDRLSQAQLFHTREHCHFALLLINLDRFKRVNKQFGHGVGDALLQSVAELLEQSCRDSDTVARLGDDEFAILLQRVQSRDAAGQVADNILHALSKTFVIEGAKVQIGASIGVVLYPDDADTSADLLNKASSLLQDAKSDGGHCYRVA
- the cmoA gene encoding carboxy-S-adenosyl-L-methionine synthase CmoA — its product is MNTSQDTIYAQPSDHISDFQFDNRVAGVFSDMIRRSVPGYTQIINTIGEFADRFVKPNTQIYDLGCSLGAATLSIRRQIHGRDCRIIAVDNSESMVTRCQENLNAYVSDTAVELICGDIRDIEINNASLVVLNFTLQFLPPEDREALIAKIYRGLIPGGILVLSEKLRFDDAPVQSLLEELHLDFKRANGYSELEISQKRSALENVMKPDTFAIHQERLTRQGFSHVSLWFQCFNFASMVAIK
- the cmoB gene encoding tRNA 5-methoxyuridine(34)/uridine 5-oxyacetic acid(34) synthase CmoB is translated as MISFSSFYQQIADSNLQHWLETLPSILGKWQREHKHGNLPKWEKVLNKLHYPAPDTVDFVDSVTVGSGEQLSPGEKEKLENLLRLFMPWRKGPYHLHGVHIDTEWRSDWKWDRVSPHISPLKNRTVLDVGCGSGYHMWRMLGAGAKRVVGIDPSPLFLCQFEAVKRLSGEHHPVHLLPLGIEELPPLDAFDTVFSMGVLYHRKSPIDHLLQLRDQLRMGGELVLETLVIDGDENAVLVPQDRYGKMNNVWFIPSVAALMLWLKKCDFTDIRCVDTDVTTLDEQRRTSWMPNESLAEYLDPNDVTKTVEGYPAPKRATIIAIKNQPNQDLI